The following proteins come from a genomic window of Tenebrio molitor chromosome 9, icTenMoli1.1, whole genome shotgun sequence:
- the skd gene encoding mediator of RNA polymerase II transcription subunit 13 isoform X4 has translation MSARKGVGCRKYVGSMTSNKWSTGSNTKTTNSPRPSKAVRGRVPFHRRSPVPAESDRCSGSYTPQGGPPSYPRTQESVAIPSVGSPPSVAPSPLPNPHSQPASVPPGDQTMPMLSPHPPTLLPSPAEKTHTPDQPPKSAESTANSPNSGPVDAKNEQQTNVASVPVLKRPILSIKEYESSLGEEEQTLEMLYDYSTLEAWLNHPVKRFKPDGKENKRYRIGKVDIYSMYNHNGVSLNNNELTNNINTKNQFIKQEIKQEAIENESMAPQMPPHGIKRPGDPYEFDEEGAGSACTIDGFKRGQAGVKEDPKDSKKIITGNLFTSEGLQPSYKDLDQIFDNSDDTSSDEAMQVQTPPGSTTLNHHEDNKRLSSHGGCPNMGILRPEELSKMFPTPPSLEHNPIASPCGQLDLPLPDYTDLGIVRTKQEIYPNMGSPQEEHIDDWSYVFKPPVICKMVGSSKYAPLTNLPSQSMPVVTLPSYCVYKPSWIQHSEKPLQQITPSSTTQPIPNSIPNNLHQNSFPPSPLHGGFRQPPPPYELPSPATSTASSYLNKNLNSVEPVPTPSVQRTPEANSLALNILLTDTASNIFRDHNFDSCTLCVCNAGGRVVGNIRGADAGVYLISSSCDKTHGVQQPNSPFPGACGMGQPPPYGGMLSPPHHQQQQMLVDEDGIRCSCGFSAVVNRRLAHGSGLFYEDEMEITGIAEDPGEKKKPSLLSFLVSTNSIKLDPSIDREQVDVLPHGLLELIREQCVFVPSTVNALCRAARYICTKPTVFSNSIHVLEYSDSNEVTTIALEQSRNTFDGLAVCKLEEGHQKHGSKSGMGFAVHRWPFLRASGPQCNQDIVRVMKSLQPLLQEAIQKKCQTRLWEAPSAVKGPLTWRQFHRLAGRGTDDRCEPQPIPSVVVGHDKDWLSLSPYAIQHWESLLLEPYSFARDVAYIVVAPDNDAILPRVRAFFKELSTAYEMCKLGRHSPITKVLRDGILRVGKTAKAKIGNEPVEDWFTLLGEGEVTDMLKLYAQVCKHHLAPHLQQVPMDKTLLDPPQESGDKPTPSPMPPPSTPDGGGQAVGADKAPSTPKSEQDGDGMKDSTPQSSTVSENPYDDDEREVPSVVVYLVEPFSLGSDQPELQRLACLALLRCFQSVLASVPENIRNNISVQIISLESIVELGKARERTRHSDHMRALSLNIFSQCRRLLIHSNNVKSLTGFGTAAMADLFLKSKDVSVRCGNVEGVKTICSQDKNRAAYKLYTPPYILAPMREKVEAVESFGKGSGDQASVLYLSYCLSEDQSWLLAVATDERGEIFETVTINIDIPNRSRRKKASARRIGLEKLMNFILGVMSQSVRPWRLVVGRLGRIGHGELKGWSWLLSRKNLLNASKNLKEICNQCSLMYPSSVPCILSACLVSLEPDSVLRLMPDQFTPDERFSQVSVNSQLSTPQDVSCTHILVFPTSATTQSSQTTFQEQHITPELGDDELFSAFAEDMPEGIDGMNDFNDIFNWTETGPGGGQSPTGSPRREESGLGSPNCGVNNGRQGSPFHCGATNSKGNETLEEVGTLLQQPLALGYYVSTAPTGRMPKWFWASCPHLEGICPAFLKNALHLHSPSIQQSSDDLFQQATVTSHPLDSQYTTDVLRYVLEGYNALSWLALDSNTKDRLSCLPVHMQVLVQLYHTTAALL, from the exons ATGAGCGCGCGAAAAGGAGTCGG GTGTAGAAAGTACGTGGGCAGCATGACGAGCAATAAGTGGAGCACCGGTAGCAACACGAAGACAACCAACTCGCCCCGGCCCTCGAAGGCAGTACGGGGACGTGTACCTTTCCACAGGCGCTCCCCCGTACCTGCAGAGTCCGACAG ATGCTCCGGCTCCTACACCCCTCAAGGTGGACCGCCATCGTATCCGAGGACCCAGGAATCGGTGGCGATACCGTCGGTGGGTAGTCCCCCTTCGGTGGCGCCGTCTCCTCTGCCGAATCCTCATTCTCAACCGGCGTCGGTGCCGCCGGGCGATCAGACCATGCCAATGCTTTCACCCCATCCGCCCACGTTGCTTCCGTCGCCCGCCGAAAAGACACACACCCCCGATCAACCACCGAAGAGCGCAGAGAGTACGGCAAACAGTCCCAACAGTGGTCCGGTCGACGCGAAAAATGAACAACAGACGAACGTAGCTAGTGTTCCCGTGTTGAAGAGGCCCATCTTGAGCATCAAAGAGTACGAAAGTTCTCTGGGGGAGGAAGAGCAAACGCTGGAGATGCTCTACGACTATTCGACGCTGGAGGCTTG GCTCAACCATCCCGTAAAGAGGTTCAAGCCGGACGGCAAGGAAAACAAGAGGTACAGGATAGGGAAGGTGGACATATACTCAATGTACAACCACAACGGGGTTTCGTTGAACAACAACGAGTTAACGAACAATATCAATACCAAAAATCAGTTCATAAAGCAGGAAATCAAACAGGAGGCGATCGAAAACGAATCGATGGCGCCTCAGATGCCGCCTCACGGGATCAAAAGACCTGGGGATCCGTACGAATTCGACGAAGAAGGAGCGGGTTCGGCTTGTACCATCGACGGCTTCAAACGGGGGCAGGCTGGAGTGAAGGAAGATCCCAAAGattcgaaaaaaatcatcaCCGGTAACTTGTTCACTAGCGAAGGGTTGCAGCCGTCTTACAAAGATTTGGatcaaatttttgataattcGGACGACACCAGCAGCGACGAAGCG ATGCAGGTACAAACTCCTCCGGGCTCTACGACCTTAAACCACCACGAGGATAACAAGAGATTATCCAGTCATGGAGGATGCCCCAACATGGGTATTTTAAGGCCGGAAGAGTTGAGTAAAATGTTTCCGACGCCTCCCAGCTTAGAACACAACCCGATCGCGTCGCCTTGCGGGCAATTGGACCTACCACTGCCAGATTATACGGATCTCGGGATAGTCAGAACCAAACAGGAGATATATCCGAACATGGGGAGCCCGCAAGAGGAGCATATAG ACGATTGGAGTTACGTGTTTAAGCCGCCGGTCATCTGCAAGATGGTGGGTTCGAGCAAGTACGCCCCTCTGACGAACCTGCCGAGCCAGAGCATGCCGGTGGTGACCCTGCCGTCGTACTGCGTGTACAAACCGTCGTGGATCCAGCACTCGGAGAAGCCGCTCCAGCAGATCACTCCATCGTCGACGACGCAGCCGATCCCCAACTCGATCCCCAACAATCTCCACCAGAACTCGTTCCCTCCGAGTCCGCTCCACGGAGGTTTCCGGCAGCCGCCGCCACCCTACGAGCTGCCGAGCCCGGCGACGTCCACGGCCAGTTCGTACCTGAACAAGAACCTGAACTCGGTCGAACCGGTTCCGACGCCGTCAGTGCAAAGGACGCCCGAAGCCAACTCGTTGGCTTTGAACATACTATTGACGGACACGGCATCGAATATTTTTCGAGATCACAATTTCGACAGTTGTACGTTGTGCGTGTGCAATGCAGGTGGTCGTGTGGTGGGAAATATTCGTGGTGCAGATGCGGGAGTTTATTTAATCAGTTCGTCCTGTGATAAAACGCACGGTGTTCAACAGCCCAACAGTCCGTTTCCGGGAGCTTGCGGGATGGGACAGCCGCCGCCGTACGGGGGCATGTTGTCGCCGCCGCACCACCAGCAGCAGCAGATGCTCGTCGACGAGGACGGCATCAGGTGCAGCTGCGGGTTTTCGGCCGTCGTCAACAGGAGGCTCGCGCACGGCAGCGGCCTCTTCTACGAAGACGAGATGGAGATCACCG GCATCGCGGAAGATCCCGGCgagaaaaagaaaccatctCTGCTGTCGTTCCTCGTCTCCACCAACTCGATCAAGCTGGATCCGAGCATAGACCGCGAGCAGGTCGACGTCCTCCCGCACGGCCTCCTCGAACTGATCCGCGAACAATGTGTCTTCGTCCCCAGCACCGTGAACGCCCTCTGTCGAGCGGCGCGCTACATCTGTACAAAACCGACCGTCTTCTCCAACAGCATACACGTCCTCGAATATTCGGACAGTAACGAAGTCACCACCATAGCGCTCGAACAGAGCAGGAACACCTTCGACGGCCTGGCCGTCTGCAAGCTCGAGGAGGGCCACCAGAAACACGGCAGCAAGTCCGGCATGGGATTCGCCGTCCATCGATGGCCGTTCTTGCGAGCCAGCGGTCCCCAATGTAACCAGGACATAGTGAGGGTGATGAAATCGCTGCAGCCTCTCCTCCAAGAGGCGATCCAGAAAAAGTGCCAGACGAGACTGTGGGAGGCGCCCTCCGCCGTCAAGGGACCGCTCACGTGGAGACAGTTCCACAGGCTGGCGGGAAGGGGCACCGACGACCGATGCGAGCCCCAGCCGATCCCGTCAGTGGTGGTGGGACACGACAAGGACTGGCTGTCGCTCTCCCCCTACGCGATACAGCACTGGGAGAGTCTCCTCCTCGAGCCGTATTCGTTCGCGAGGGACGTGGCTTACATAGTGGTGGCGCCCGACAACGACGCGATCCTCCCCCGCGTGCGGGCATTCTTCAAGGAGTTGTCAACCGCGTACGAGATGTGCAAGTTGGGCAGGCACAGCCCCATCACGAAAGTGTTGCGGGACGGTATTTTGAGGGTGGGCAAAACGGCCAAGGCGAAAATCGGTAACGAACCGGTCGAGGATTGGTTCACGTTGTTGGGCGAGGGTGAAGTAACCGACATGTTGAAGTTGTACGCGCAAGTGTGTAAACACCATCTGGCGCCGCACCTGCAACAGGTGCCCATGGACAAGACGCTGCTGGATCCGCCCCAAGAGAGCGGCGACAAGCCGACACCCAGTCCGATGCCGCCGCCGAGCACGCCCGACGGCGGCGGACAAGCGGTGGGGGCGGACAAGGCACCCAGCACGCCGAAAAGTGAACAAG ATGGAGACGGCATGAAAGACTCGACACCTCAGTCCAGCACGGTCTCGGAAAATCcttacgacgacgacgagcGCGAAGTCCCGTCGGTCGTCGTCTACCTCGTCGAACCTTTCTCTTTGGGTTCCGACCAACCGGAACTGCAAAGGCTAGCCTGTTTAGCGCTCTTACGGTGTTTTCAGTCCGTACTGGCGTCAGTACCGGAAAATATCCGAAACAACATCAGCGTACAG ATCATATCTTTGGAGAGCATCGTGGAACTCGGCAAGGCCAGGGAGAGGACGCGGCACAGCGACCACATGAGAGCTCTATCGTTGAACATCTTCTCCCAGTGTCGGCGCCTTTTGATCCACTCGAACAACGTCAAGTCGCTGACGGGATTCGGCACGGCCGCGATGGCCGACCTCTTCTTGAAGAGCAAAGATGTGAGTGTACGGTGTGGAAATGTAGAAGGGGTGAAAACGATTTGTTCGCAGGATAAAAATCGCGCCGCTTACAAACTGTACACGCCTCCGTACATCCTGGCCCCCATGCGGGAGAAAGTGGAAGCTGTGGAGTCGTTCGGCAAGGGCAGCGGAGACCAAGCCTCCGTCCTCTACCTCAGCTACTGCCTCTCGGAGGACCAGAGTTGGTTGTTGGCCGTCGCCACCGACGAGCGGGGCGAGATCTTCGAGACAGTGACCATAAACATCGACATCCCCAACAGGAGCCGTCGGAAAAAGGCGTCGGCGCGTCGGATAGGCCTGGAGAAGCTGATGAACTTCATCCTGGGCGTGATGTCGCAGAGCGTGCGGCCTTGGCGTCTCGTGGTGGGACGGCTGGGCCGCATCGGTCACGGCGAGCTCAAAGGGTGGAGTTGGCTGTTGAGCCGCAAGAACCTCCTCAACGCCTCCAAGAACCTCAAAGAGATCTGCAACCAGTGCTCGTTGATGTATCCCAGTTCGGTGCCGTGCATTCTGAGCGCCTGTCTGGTCAGCCTCGAGCCCGACTCGGTCTTGAGGCTGATGCCCGACCAGTTCACTCCCGACGAGCGCTTCAGTCAAGTCAGCGTCAACTCGCAGCTGTCGACGCCCCAGGACGTCAGCTGCACCCACATCTTGGTTTTTCCCACTAGCGCCACCACTCAGTCCTCGCAGACCACCTTCCAGGAGCAGCACATCACCCCCGAGCTGGGGGACGACGAGTTGTTCAGCGCCTTCGCCGAGGACATGCCGGAGGGCATAGACGGCATGAATGACTTCAACGACATCTTCAACTGGACGGAGACGGGCCCCGGCGGAGGACAGAGTCCGACGGGGAGTCCCAGGAGGGAGGAGTCGGGGCTGGGCAGTCCGAATTGTGGGGTGAACAACGGCAGACAAGGCAGTCCGTTTCACTGCGGCGCGACCAATTCCAAAGGAAACGAAACCCTCGAGGAGGTCGGCACGCTACTCCAGCAGCCGCTGGCGTTGGGGTATTACGTTTCGACGGCGCCCACGGGGAGGATGCCGAAGTGGTTCTGGGCATCGTGTCCCCACCTGGAGGGGATATGTCCGGCATTTTTAAAGAACGCTTTGCATCTGCACAGTCCGAGCATACAGCAGAGCTCGGACGATCTGTTCCAACAAGCCACGGTGACGTCGCATCCGCTGGATTCGCAATACACTACTGATGTCTTAAG ATACGTACTTGAAGGCTACAACGCTCTGTCTTGGCTAGCGCTAGATTCGAACACAAAGGACCGATTATCTTGTTTGCCTGTGCACATGCAGGTTTTAGTCCAGTTATATCATACTACAGCGGCGCTTTTGTAA